The proteins below are encoded in one region of bacterium:
- a CDS encoding trypsin-like peptidase domain-containing protein: protein MSSLRLSRRLFPLILLAVLAAGSAVLAADAPRASINPLAVQGPVASEFAVKAASAVPSFGAMPVDRVAAQAEDVSRAEADLPPRFALPQVVDLDPETSGTWEDLDSRFTMWRLRLNAPGALSLNLGFTAYRLPKGARLSLYPTDVKGGDDPRGVRVFTDRDNEEHGELWTPVVVADDIMVELVLPIESRHDYELAIGSVNRGYAFFGESIEQMMQDKAANKAGTCNIDVVCPEGDDWRLEINSVGVISTGGTTFCTGAMVNNTAEDGTPYFLTANHCGINTGNAASLVVYWNFQSPTCGAQSGGSLTQFQTGSVFLAASSTSDFTLVRMDDPVDPAHEVSFAGWNKSTADFPSVVAIHHPNGDEKSISFENNATTTTAYLSNTVVAGGNHIRVIDWDLGTTEPGSSGSPLFDPDHRVVGQLHGGYAACGNNDSDWYGRLSTSWSSIASYLDPTASGVTVLDTFAPWATGLQVAGGNFAAEGQAGGPFLPVGTSYVLTNNSAYPVNYTVVDDVAWIDVTNGNGSIAAGGSATVLVGLNAAANSVGNGLYAGTLTITNTTDGQGNTTRGLSLKVGVPVLTLSFPLDTNPGWTLGTGWAFGVPSGSGGQYGEADPTSGFTGSNVLGYNLAGDYPNSMAESHLTTTAINCSAMQGTVLKFRRWLNVEQPSYDHAYVRISTNGGASWTQVWTNTAEVADAAWTQVSYDISAVADGQANVLIRWTMGTTDSSWQYSGWNIDDVELWAMPTYVAGVGDLPGTRLALGNHPNPFNPLTRVEFALETAGPVSLDVYDMQGRLVRRLVAAEMAAGPQSVVWDGLDGAGRKVGSGVYLARLQANGTMAEHKMVMLK, encoded by the coding sequence ATGTCCTCGTTGCGCCTGAGCCGCCGGCTCTTCCCCTTGATCCTGCTGGCCGTGCTGGCCGCCGGCTCGGCCGTGCTGGCCGCCGACGCCCCGCGCGCGTCGATCAACCCGCTGGCCGTGCAGGGCCCGGTCGCGAGCGAGTTCGCGGTGAAGGCCGCCTCGGCGGTGCCCTCGTTCGGCGCCATGCCGGTCGATCGCGTCGCGGCGCAGGCCGAGGACGTCAGCCGCGCCGAGGCGGACCTGCCGCCGCGCTTTGCCCTGCCGCAGGTCGTGGACCTGGATCCCGAGACCAGCGGCACCTGGGAAGACCTCGACAGCCGGTTCACGATGTGGCGCCTGCGCCTGAACGCGCCCGGCGCGCTGTCGCTCAACCTCGGCTTCACGGCCTACCGCCTGCCCAAGGGCGCGCGGCTGAGCCTGTACCCGACCGACGTCAAGGGCGGGGACGATCCGCGCGGCGTGCGCGTGTTCACCGACCGCGACAACGAGGAGCATGGCGAGCTGTGGACCCCGGTGGTCGTCGCCGACGACATCATGGTCGAGCTCGTGCTGCCCATCGAGTCGCGCCACGACTACGAGCTGGCGATCGGCTCGGTCAACCGCGGCTACGCCTTCTTCGGCGAGTCGATCGAGCAGATGATGCAGGACAAGGCCGCGAACAAGGCCGGCACCTGCAACATCGACGTCGTCTGCCCCGAAGGCGACGACTGGCGCCTGGAGATCAACTCGGTCGGCGTCATCTCGACCGGCGGCACGACGTTCTGCACCGGCGCGATGGTGAACAACACCGCCGAGGACGGCACGCCGTACTTCCTGACGGCCAACCACTGCGGCATCAACACCGGCAACGCCGCTTCGCTGGTCGTCTACTGGAACTTCCAGAGCCCGACCTGCGGCGCGCAGAGCGGCGGCAGCCTGACGCAGTTCCAGACCGGCTCGGTGTTCCTGGCCGCCAGCAGCACCTCGGACTTCACGCTGGTGCGCATGGATGATCCCGTGGATCCGGCGCACGAGGTCTCGTTCGCGGGCTGGAACAAGTCCACGGCCGACTTCCCCTCGGTGGTGGCGATCCACCACCCGAACGGCGACGAGAAGAGCATCAGCTTCGAGAACAATGCCACGACGACCACGGCCTACCTCAGCAACACCGTCGTGGCCGGCGGCAACCACATCCGCGTGATCGACTGGGACCTGGGCACCACCGAGCCGGGCTCGTCGGGCTCGCCCCTGTTCGACCCCGACCACCGCGTGGTGGGCCAGCTGCACGGCGGCTATGCCGCCTGCGGCAACAACGACTCCGACTGGTACGGGCGCCTGTCGACCTCGTGGTCGTCCATCGCTTCCTACCTGGACCCGACCGCCAGCGGCGTGACCGTGCTCGACACGTTCGCGCCCTGGGCCACCGGCCTGCAGGTGGCCGGCGGCAACTTCGCGGCCGAGGGCCAGGCCGGCGGGCCGTTCCTGCCGGTCGGCACCAGCTATGTGCTGACGAACAACAGCGCCTATCCCGTGAACTACACGGTCGTCGACGACGTGGCGTGGATCGACGTCACCAACGGCAACGGCTCCATCGCCGCCGGCGGTTCGGCCACGGTCCTGGTCGGCCTGAACGCCGCGGCGAACTCGGTCGGCAACGGGCTCTACGCGGGCACGCTGACCATCACCAACACGACCGACGGCCAGGGCAACACGACCCGCGGCCTCAGCCTCAAGGTGGGCGTGCCGGTGCTGACGCTGAGCTTCCCGCTCGACACCAACCCGGGCTGGACCCTGGGCACGGGCTGGGCGTTCGGCGTGCCCAGCGGTTCCGGCGGCCAGTACGGCGAAGCCGACCCGACCAGCGGCTTCACCGGCAGCAACGTGCTGGGCTACAACCTGGCCGGTGACTACCCGAACAGCATGGCCGAGTCGCACCTGACCACCACGGCCATCAACTGCTCGGCGATGCAGGGTACCGTCCTCAAGTTCCGTCGCTGGCTCAACGTCGAACAGCCGTCCTACGACCACGCCTATGTGCGCATCAGCACGAACGGCGGCGCCAGTTGGACGCAGGTGTGGACCAATACGGCCGAGGTGGCGGACGCCGCCTGGACGCAGGTCAGCTACGACATCAGCGCCGTGGCCGACGGCCAGGCCAACGTGCTGATCCGCTGGACGATGGGCACCACCGACTCCAGCTGGCAGTACTCGGGCTGGAACATCGACGATGTGGAGCTGTGGGCCATGCCGACCTACGTGGCCGGCGTGGGCGACCTGCCGGGCACCCGGCTGGCGCTGGGCAACCACCCGAACCCGTTCAATCCCCTGACCAGGGTCGAGTTCGCGCTGGAAACGGCCGGCCCGGTCAGCCTGGACGTGTACGACATGCAGGGCCGCCTCGTGCGTCGCCTGGTGGCCGCCGAGATGGCCGCCGGTCCGCAGAGCGTTGTCTGGGACGGCCTGGACGGCGCCGGCCGCAAGGTTGGCAGCGGTGTCTACCTGGCCCGGCTGCAGGCCAACGGCACGATGGCCGAGCACAAGATGGTGATGCTGAAGTAG
- a CDS encoding aconitate hydratase, translating to MAIETTPSMVKEVYAKSRSRLAVVRGRLGRPLTLAEKVLFGHLSDPAGQELARGEATLALRPDRVAMQDATAQMAILQFMQAGRDETAVPTTIHCDHLLLARKGAVEDKAHALDVNREVYEFLSSAGARYKMGFWKPGSGIIHQIVLENYAFPGGLIIGTDSHTPNGGGLGMVACGVGGADAVDVMVGMDWEVKHPKLIGVKLTGAPSGWTAPKDVILKLLGILTVKGGTNAIIEYFGPGTAALSCTGKATITNMGAELGATTSIFPWDESMARYLRATRRGELADLAAANADLLAADPEVAAAPQKFYDKVIEIDLSKLEPHLVGPHSPDIAHPVSQMGADAAREGYPQTITAALIGSCTNSSYEDICRATDVAKQALAKGLKMKTSLWVSPGSDQIYETIKRDGQLAVLEEAGATVLTNACGPCIGQWQRDDIKDGEVNSIVTSFNRNFKKRADGNPGTNAFIGSPEIVMAYGLSGSLAFNPLVDSLTAADGSQVKLAAPAKADELPPNGFVFSEAGYQAPPTDASTVKVLVDPKSDRLALLEPFQPWDGKDYLGMPLLIKALGKCTTDHISMAGPWLKYRGHLDNISNNMLIGAMNAFGEAINQVTCQLDGSKGEVPQVARAYKAAGLKWVVVGDENYGEGSSREHAAMEPRHLGGVAVIVRSFARIHETNLKKQGLLPLTFAKPADYDKVREDDRIDLVGLAKLAPGRPLTMVLHHADGTKEDVVLEHTFTDEQISWFRAGSALNKIKSGGR from the coding sequence ATGGCCATCGAAACCACTCCGAGCATGGTGAAGGAAGTCTACGCGAAGTCGCGCAGCCGCCTGGCGGTCGTGCGGGGGCGGCTGGGCCGGCCCCTGACCCTGGCCGAGAAGGTGCTGTTCGGCCACCTGTCCGACCCGGCCGGGCAGGAACTGGCCCGCGGCGAGGCGACGCTGGCCCTGCGGCCCGACCGCGTGGCCATGCAGGACGCGACCGCGCAGATGGCCATCCTGCAGTTCATGCAGGCGGGCCGCGACGAGACGGCCGTGCCCACGACCATCCACTGCGACCACCTGCTGCTGGCCCGCAAGGGCGCGGTCGAGGACAAGGCGCACGCGCTGGACGTCAACCGCGAGGTCTACGAGTTCCTCAGTTCGGCCGGCGCCCGCTACAAGATGGGCTTCTGGAAGCCGGGCTCGGGCATCATCCACCAGATCGTGCTGGAGAACTACGCGTTCCCCGGCGGCCTCATCATCGGCACCGACAGCCACACGCCCAACGGCGGCGGGCTGGGCATGGTGGCCTGCGGCGTGGGCGGGGCCGACGCCGTCGACGTGATGGTCGGCATGGACTGGGAGGTCAAGCACCCGAAGCTGATCGGCGTCAAGCTGACCGGCGCACCCTCGGGCTGGACCGCGCCGAAGGATGTCATCCTGAAGCTGCTGGGCATCCTGACGGTGAAGGGCGGCACCAACGCCATCATCGAGTACTTCGGGCCGGGCACGGCGGCGCTCAGCTGCACCGGCAAGGCGACCATCACCAACATGGGCGCCGAGCTGGGCGCGACGACCAGCATCTTCCCCTGGGACGAGAGCATGGCCCGCTACCTGCGTGCCACGCGCCGCGGTGAACTGGCCGACCTGGCCGCCGCCAACGCCGACCTGCTCGCCGCCGACCCGGAAGTGGCTGCGGCGCCGCAGAAGTTCTACGACAAGGTGATCGAGATCGACCTTTCGAAGCTGGAGCCGCACCTGGTGGGGCCGCACTCGCCGGACATCGCGCACCCCGTCAGCCAGATGGGTGCCGACGCGGCGCGCGAGGGCTATCCCCAGACGATAACCGCCGCCCTCATCGGCAGCTGCACGAACAGCAGCTATGAGGACATCTGCCGCGCGACCGACGTTGCGAAGCAGGCGCTGGCCAAGGGCCTGAAGATGAAGACCTCGCTGTGGGTCTCGCCGGGCTCGGACCAGATCTACGAGACGATCAAGCGCGACGGCCAGCTGGCCGTGCTGGAAGAGGCCGGCGCCACGGTGCTGACCAACGCCTGCGGTCCCTGCATCGGCCAGTGGCAGCGCGACGACATCAAGGACGGCGAAGTCAACAGCATCGTCACGAGCTTCAACCGGAACTTCAAGAAGCGCGCCGACGGTAACCCGGGCACCAACGCGTTCATCGGCAGCCCCGAGATCGTGATGGCGTACGGATTGTCGGGGTCGCTGGCGTTCAACCCGCTGGTCGACAGCCTGACCGCCGCCGACGGCTCGCAGGTGAAGCTGGCAGCGCCGGCCAAGGCCGATGAACTGCCGCCGAACGGTTTCGTGTTCTCGGAGGCGGGCTACCAGGCGCCGCCGACCGACGCCTCGACGGTCAAGGTGCTCGTCGACCCGAAGAGCGACCGGCTGGCGCTGCTCGAGCCGTTCCAGCCCTGGGACGGCAAGGACTACCTCGGCATGCCGCTGCTCATCAAGGCGCTGGGCAAGTGCACCACCGACCACATCTCGATGGCCGGTCCGTGGCTCAAGTACCGCGGGCACCTGGACAACATCAGCAACAACATGCTGATCGGCGCGATGAACGCGTTCGGCGAGGCCATCAACCAGGTCACCTGCCAGCTGGACGGCAGCAAGGGCGAGGTGCCGCAGGTCGCGAGGGCCTACAAGGCTGCCGGGCTGAAGTGGGTCGTTGTCGGCGACGAGAACTACGGCGAGGGCTCCTCGCGCGAGCATGCGGCGATGGAGCCGCGGCACCTGGGCGGGGTGGCCGTGATCGTGCGCAGCTTCGCGCGCATCCACGAGACCAACCTGAAGAAGCAGGGCCTGCTGCCGCTCACCTTCGCCAAGCCGGCGGACTACGACAAGGTGCGCGAGGACGACCGCATCGACCTGGTCGGACTGGCGAAGCTGGCCCCCGGAAGGCCGCTGACGATGGTGCTGCACCACGCGGACGGCACGAAGGAGGACGTGGTGCTCGAGCACACCTTCACCGACGAGCAGATCTCGTGGTTCCGCGCCGGCTCGGCGCTGAACAAGATCAAGTCCGGCGGGCGCTGA
- a CDS encoding metallophosphoesterase family protein, which yields MNRIAVISDVHSNLQALTAVFARIDTLAVDGIYCLGDIVGYGARPSQCLDLVRERATASVQGNHDALIADATLRLDFNIYSLAAVAHNRGLLSSEQLDWLHKLPTRLRVDARTQFVHGAPGDRDRYLVFLDDLQEATTALLEDDGPGVCFFGHTHHQVLFDGQNLLRPQPGEVRVDPSRRVLINPGSVGQPRDGDPRAAFAVFEPAAERVVFHRVEYDIEGARQDILAAGLPRLLADRLLQGR from the coding sequence ATGAACCGCATCGCCGTCATTTCCGATGTGCACAGCAACCTGCAGGCCCTGACGGCGGTGTTCGCGCGCATCGATACGCTGGCTGTCGACGGCATCTACTGCCTGGGCGATATCGTCGGCTATGGCGCGCGTCCCTCGCAGTGCCTGGACCTGGTGCGGGAGCGGGCGACCGCTTCGGTGCAAGGCAACCACGACGCGCTGATCGCCGACGCGACCCTGCGCCTCGACTTCAACATCTACTCGCTGGCGGCCGTGGCCCACAACCGCGGGCTGCTGTCGTCGGAGCAGCTGGATTGGCTGCACAAGTTGCCGACCCGCCTGCGGGTCGACGCCCGCACGCAGTTCGTGCACGGGGCGCCGGGCGACCGCGACCGCTACCTGGTCTTCCTGGACGACCTGCAGGAAGCCACAACCGCCCTGCTCGAGGACGACGGCCCCGGGGTCTGCTTCTTCGGCCACACCCACCACCAGGTCCTGTTCGACGGCCAGAACCTTCTGCGCCCGCAGCCGGGCGAGGTGCGCGTGGATCCGTCGCGTCGGGTGCTGATCAATCCCGGCAGCGTGGGGCAGCCGCGCGACGGCGATCCGCGTGCCGCATTCGCCGTTTTCGAGCCGGCAGCCGAACGGGTGGTTTTCCACCGCGTCGAGTACGACATCGAAGGGGCGCGGCAGGACATCCTGGCGGCCGGTTTGCCCCGCCTGCTGGCCGATCGGCTCCTCCAGGGCCGCTGA
- a CDS encoding pyridoxal-phosphate dependent enzyme, producing MDPKLSQVNDTVVKRAAARCRERGVVIPTIAQMKNPALIPAATREKLAKTGLWDLDPVNLFRITWKNDPVSGGFNEGNWVEFPRELTGVDARIIGLVGKWFPTGAHKVGAAFGCLVPRLVTGQFDPVTQKAVWPSTGNYCRGGAFDSKLLGCESVAILPEEMSAERFTWLKGIASEVIATPGCESNVKEIYDKCWEIRRTRPECVIFNQFEEFGNPTWHYHVTGGAVQEIYERIGGPGSRLAAWVSSTGSAGTIGAGDFLKTRHPNSLVVAVEALQCPTLYACGFGGHRIEGIGDKHVPWVHNVRNTDFVAAIDDEQCLSLLRLCNEPAGHRVLAEAGVKAELLEQLPLLGISSLCNVVAAIKTARHYDLDGRDLIFMPLTDSAEMYASRVTEMAAARGPYTRENALVDHARWLLGCVPDHVRELSYLDRKTLHNFKYFTWVEQQGRTVEELRRLWDPEFWTETFDVVDDWDRRIDAFNALVGLDRG from the coding sequence ATGGATCCGAAGTTGAGCCAGGTGAACGATACGGTGGTCAAGCGCGCCGCGGCCCGCTGTCGCGAGCGGGGCGTGGTCATCCCGACCATCGCGCAGATGAAGAACCCCGCCCTGATCCCCGCCGCGACGCGTGAGAAACTGGCGAAGACCGGCCTGTGGGACCTGGATCCGGTCAACCTCTTCCGCATCACCTGGAAGAACGATCCTGTCAGCGGCGGCTTCAACGAAGGCAACTGGGTCGAATTCCCGCGCGAACTGACCGGCGTCGATGCGCGCATCATCGGCCTGGTGGGCAAGTGGTTCCCGACCGGCGCCCACAAGGTGGGTGCCGCCTTCGGCTGCCTGGTGCCCCGCCTGGTCACCGGCCAGTTCGACCCGGTGACGCAGAAGGCTGTCTGGCCGAGCACGGGCAACTACTGCCGCGGCGGCGCCTTCGACTCGAAGCTGCTGGGCTGCGAATCGGTGGCCATCCTGCCGGAAGAGATGAGCGCCGAGCGCTTCACGTGGCTGAAGGGCATCGCCAGCGAGGTCATCGCCACGCCCGGCTGCGAGTCGAACGTGAAGGAGATCTACGACAAGTGCTGGGAGATCCGTCGCACCCGGCCCGAGTGCGTGATCTTCAACCAGTTCGAGGAATTCGGCAACCCGACCTGGCACTACCACGTGACCGGCGGCGCCGTGCAGGAGATCTACGAACGCATCGGCGGCCCCGGCTCCCGGCTGGCGGCGTGGGTGTCGTCGACGGGCTCGGCGGGAACGATCGGCGCCGGCGACTTCCTGAAGACGCGCCACCCGAACTCGCTGGTCGTGGCCGTCGAGGCGCTGCAGTGCCCCACGCTCTACGCCTGTGGTTTTGGCGGGCACCGCATCGAGGGCATCGGCGACAAGCATGTGCCCTGGGTGCACAACGTGCGCAACACCGACTTCGTGGCCGCCATCGACGACGAGCAGTGCCTGAGCCTGCTGCGCCTGTGCAACGAGCCCGCCGGCCACCGTGTACTTGCCGAGGCCGGCGTGAAGGCGGAACTGCTGGAGCAGTTGCCGCTGCTGGGCATCTCGTCGCTGTGCAACGTGGTGGCCGCGATCAAGACCGCCCGCCACTACGACCTGGACGGACGCGACCTGATCTTCATGCCGTTGACCGACTCGGCGGAAATGTACGCCTCGCGGGTGACGGAGATGGCGGCGGCCCGCGGCCCCTACACGCGCGAGAACGCGCTGGTCGACCACGCACGCTGGCTGCTCGGCTGCGTGCCCGACCATGTGCGCGAGCTGAGCTACCTCGACCGCAAGACGCTGCACAACTTCAAGTACTTCACCTGGGTCGAGCAGCAGGGCCGCACCGTCGAGGAGCTGCGCCGCCTGTGGGATCCCGAATTCTGGACCGAGACCTTCGACGTGGTCGATGACTGGGACCGCCGCATCGACGCTTTCAACGCCCTGGTGGGCCTGGACCGGGGCTGA
- a CDS encoding DUF1579 family protein yields the protein MPRRLLSVCAPAARPAFTVFVSTMFACALFAFATTAAAQDATTPPSDLEVAMQAWERSAQPGPWHAFLAQRAGKWNVAGRIWNDPEGEPSLSSGESKLELVLGGRFLQERHKGRKGEIEYTGLGLLGFDNADSTVTAVWYDDLGTRTSVLTGRAGSPGQPVELRGAMTDPASGRRLALRVVLTWVGANEQRWDYYGAPEGFDEARLMELVYTRRR from the coding sequence ATGCCGCGACGTCTGCTGAGCGTGTGTGCGCCGGCCGCGAGGCCGGCGTTCACCGTGTTTGTGTCCACGATGTTCGCTTGCGCACTGTTTGCGTTCGCGACGACTGCGGCCGCGCAGGACGCCACGACGCCGCCGTCGGACCTCGAAGTTGCCATGCAGGCCTGGGAACGTTCGGCGCAGCCCGGCCCCTGGCATGCCTTCCTGGCCCAGCGTGCCGGCAAATGGAACGTCGCCGGCCGCATCTGGAACGACCCCGAGGGCGAGCCCTCGCTGTCCAGCGGCGAGTCGAAACTCGAACTGGTCCTGGGCGGCCGTTTCCTTCAGGAACGCCACAAGGGCCGCAAGGGCGAGATCGAATACACGGGCCTCGGCCTGCTCGGTTTCGACAATGCCGACAGCACCGTCACCGCCGTGTGGTACGACGATCTGGGAACCCGCACGTCGGTACTGACCGGCCGCGCCGGCAGCCCCGGCCAGCCGGTAGAGCTGCGCGGCGCCATGACCGACCCTGCCAGCGGCCGCCGCCTGGCACTGCGCGTGGTCCTCACCTGGGTGGGCGCCAACGAGCAGCGTTGGGACTACTACGGCGCTCCCGAAGGCTTCGACGAGGCCCGCCTCATGGAGCTCGTCTATACGCGCCGACGCTAG
- a CDS encoding NfeD family protein, whose amino-acid sequence MAWWFWIALGAVLLAAEVIISADFYLVFFGISGLVVGVLALAGVNLPQWGQWLLFAGLAVAALVVYRRRWKRRLQTADREMLPELEGEIGIAGGEIFPGARGRVVLRGSDWDARNDGPATLTTGSRCVVTGVEGLTLHVRSES is encoded by the coding sequence ATGGCCTGGTGGTTCTGGATAGCATTGGGTGCCGTGCTGCTGGCGGCCGAAGTCATCATCTCGGCGGATTTCTACCTGGTCTTCTTCGGTATCTCGGGCCTGGTCGTGGGCGTGCTGGCCCTGGCCGGTGTGAACCTGCCGCAGTGGGGGCAATGGCTCCTGTTTGCCGGCCTCGCCGTGGCCGCACTGGTGGTCTACCGGCGTCGCTGGAAGCGCAGGCTCCAGACTGCCGACCGCGAGATGCTGCCCGAACTCGAGGGCGAGATCGGCATTGCCGGCGGGGAGATCTTTCCCGGGGCGCGCGGCCGCGTGGTCCTGCGCGGCTCGGACTGGGACGCCCGCAACGATGGGCCCGCCACACTGACGACCGGAAGTCGCTGCGTCGTCACCGGTGTCGAGGGCCTGACGCTCCACGTCAGGAGTGAATCATGA
- a CDS encoding cytochrome c3 family protein, giving the protein MSFPRGLRRPARWRSGSLIAVVLVLIAGAVPALAQDADTCQMCHDDRSLTKNERGQVKSLYVDLAKFNRSVHGREGVGCVDCHQSLAGVEDWPHTEELPDVDCGTCHDDIAAVYAGSLHGVGVKQGVPIAPRCWTCHGSHEIMPPSDPASTVNRFNIPIMCGRCHKEGEAIRAYAEVSQDSILAHYSFSIHGEGLYKRGLTQSAVCSDCHTAHNVRNHNDPKSSIHRDNIAGTCQTCHGMIEKVHEKVIAGRLWESEPDKVPACIECHEPHEIRRVYYNEGMADTECLKCHGRQDLVGATPANAGKSMFVDHGKLAGSVHAKKACIQCHTGASPSHARPCDTVPDRVDCAICHAEVVETYKSSIHGKLGSQGDKDIPDCKVCHGSHGTLPNTNPESKTFVRNIPDLCGQCHDEGGVADKRYQGTQHSMVANYKESIHGRALSKSGLVVTATCVDCHTTHAIMPSADPASSVHRSKVDVTCGKCHEGVDRTFRTSIHFTGEEKDGHKLPMCNDCHTSHEIARTDAEGFKLQIVGQCGSCHEHVTESYFETYHGKVFALGYTETASCSDCHGQHNILKPDNPASTLSRDNIVGTCAQCHKGAHRQFAGYLTHATHHDKTKYPIVHYTWLFMTTLLVGTFSVFGVHTLLWLPRSFQALRHSRQLRKQAKGQKQFRRFNRLNRMLHIMVIVSFLTLAVTGMTLKFSYLPWAQTLAKALGGFQSAGTLHRMGAILTFFYFSRHIYDLYCRRKQSGKSWIEFVFGPEGMMLGKRDGQEFVGTLKWFLGKGPRPDYGRWTYWEKFDYFAVFWGVAMIGFSGLVLWFPEAFTRVLPGWFINVAQIIHSDEALLATGFIFTIHFFNTHFRPDRFPMDPVIFTGRMTLEEFKEDRPREYEQLVREGRLEEHMVEPLPEGFVKALKTFGFVALTIGLGLVVLIIWAVVFGYR; this is encoded by the coding sequence ATGAGCTTCCCGCGTGGACTGCGTCGCCCGGCCCGGTGGCGGAGCGGCAGCCTGATCGCGGTGGTGTTGGTCCTGATCGCCGGAGCCGTGCCGGCCCTGGCCCAGGACGCCGATACCTGCCAGATGTGCCACGACGACCGCAGCCTCACCAAAAACGAGCGCGGTCAGGTCAAGTCGCTGTACGTCGATCTCGCGAAATTCAACCGTTCCGTGCACGGGCGCGAGGGCGTCGGCTGCGTGGACTGCCACCAGTCGCTGGCCGGGGTCGAGGACTGGCCCCACACCGAGGAACTGCCCGATGTCGATTGCGGCACCTGCCACGACGATATCGCTGCGGTGTATGCCGGCAGCCTGCACGGTGTGGGTGTGAAGCAGGGTGTGCCCATCGCCCCGCGCTGCTGGACCTGCCACGGGTCGCACGAGATCATGCCGCCCTCGGATCCCGCCTCGACGGTCAACCGCTTCAACATCCCGATCATGTGCGGACGCTGCCACAAGGAAGGCGAAGCGATCCGCGCGTACGCCGAGGTTTCGCAGGACAGCATCCTCGCCCACTACTCGTTCTCGATCCACGGCGAAGGGCTCTACAAACGGGGACTGACGCAGTCGGCCGTCTGTTCGGACTGCCACACCGCACACAATGTCCGCAACCACAATGACCCGAAGAGCTCCATCCACCGCGACAACATCGCGGGCACGTGCCAGACGTGCCACGGCATGATCGAGAAGGTGCACGAGAAGGTCATCGCGGGGCGGCTCTGGGAAAGCGAACCGGACAAGGTGCCGGCCTGCATCGAGTGCCACGAGCCGCACGAGATCCGGCGTGTCTACTACAACGAGGGCATGGCCGACACCGAGTGCCTGAAGTGCCATGGGCGGCAGGATCTGGTCGGCGCCACGCCGGCCAACGCCGGCAAGTCGATGTTCGTCGACCACGGCAAGCTGGCCGGTTCGGTGCACGCCAAGAAGGCCTGCATCCAGTGCCACACCGGTGCTTCGCCGAGCCACGCGCGGCCGTGCGACACGGTGCCGGACCGCGTGGATTGCGCCATCTGCCACGCCGAAGTGGTGGAGACCTACAAGTCCAGCATCCACGGCAAGCTGGGCAGCCAGGGAGACAAGGATATTCCCGACTGCAAGGTGTGCCACGGCTCGCACGGCACACTGCCGAACACGAATCCCGAATCGAAGACGTTCGTGCGCAACATCCCGGACCTGTGCGGGCAGTGCCACGACGAGGGCGGCGTCGCCGACAAGCGCTACCAGGGCACGCAGCACAGCATGGTGGCCAACTACAAGGAGAGCATCCACGGCCGCGCCCTGAGCAAGAGCGGCCTCGTGGTCACCGCGACCTGCGTCGACTGCCACACCACGCACGCGATCATGCCCAGCGCCGATCCGGCGTCTTCGGTGCATCGCTCGAAGGTGGATGTGACCTGCGGCAAGTGCCACGAGGGCGTCGACCGCACGTTCCGCACGAGCATCCACTTCACGGGCGAGGAGAAGGACGGGCACAAGTTGCCGATGTGCAACGACTGCCACACCTCGCACGAGATCGCCCGCACCGACGCCGAGGGCTTCAAGCTCCAGATCGTGGGCCAGTGCGGCAGCTGCCACGAGCACGTCACGGAGAGCTATTTCGAGACGTACCACGGCAAGGTGTTCGCCCTGGGCTACACCGAGACCGCGAGCTGCTCGGATTGCCACGGCCAGCACAACATCCTGAAGCCGGACAACCCGGCCTCGACGCTGTCGCGCGACAACATCGTGGGCACCTGCGCGCAGTGCCACAAGGGTGCGCATCGCCAGTTCGCCGGCTACCTGACGCACGCCACGCACCACGACAAGACCAAGTACCCGATCGTGCATTACACGTGGCTGTTCATGACCACGCTGCTGGTGGGCACGTTCAGCGTCTTCGGTGTGCACACGCTTCTGTGGCTCCCGCGGAGCTTCCAGGCCCTGCGCCACAGTCGCCAGCTGCGCAAGCAGGCCAAGGGCCAGAAGCAGTTCCGGCGCTTCAACCGCCTGAACCGGATGTTGCACATCATGGTCATCGTCAGCTTCTTGACGCTGGCCGTGACCGGCATGACGCTCAAGTTCTCGTACCTGCCGTGGGCGCAGACGCTGGCCAAGGCGCTGGGCGGCTTCCAGTCGGCCGGCACGCTGCACCGCATGGGCGCCATCCTGACGTTCTTCTACTTCTCGCGCCACATCTACGACCTGTACTGCCGCCGCAAGCAGTCGGGCAAGAGCTGGATCGAGTTCGTGTTCGGCCCCGAAGGCATGATGCTGGGCAAGCGCGACGGACAGGAGTTCGTCGGCACCCTGAAGTGGTTCCTGGGCAAGGGCCCGCGTCCGGATTACGGCCGCTGGACCTATTGGGAGAAGTTCGACTACTTCGCCGTGTTCTGGGGCGTGGCCATGATCGGCTTCAGCGGCCTGGTCCTGTGGTTCCCCGAGGCGTTCACGCGGGTGCTGCCGGGCTGGTTCATCAACGTCGCCCAGATCATCCACTCGGACGAGGCGTTGCTGGCCACCGGCTTCATCTTCACGATCCACTTCTTCAACACGCACTTCCGTCCGGACCGGTTCCCGATGGACCCCGTGATCTTCACCGGCCGCATGACGCTGGAGGAGTTCAAGGAGGATCGCCCGCGCGAATACGAGCAGCTCGTGCGCGAGGGTCGCCTCGAGGAGCACATGGTCGAGCCGCTGCCCGAGGGCTTCGTCAAGGCGCTCAAGACCTTCGGGTTCGTGGCGCTGACGATCGGGCTCGGGCTGGTGGTGCTGATCATCTGGGCGGTGGTGTTCGGGTACCGCTAG